One genomic window of Parasteatoda tepidariorum isolate YZ-2023 chromosome 9, CAS_Ptep_4.0, whole genome shotgun sequence includes the following:
- the LOC107438372 gene encoding uncharacterized protein, with protein MTSFAIGNDNDGVRKEKISGNWTLKTFKTESTEIDFINNFSEPPSLQRIAVVSVAVGLCMAPDIRNEMTPTSVGFFSNDSRLMAELEKRILNRLSTISLPSSLKTEISYVILPILMQLSKALHSYCIWTEYKRNLWEYYLKHGTIYWRVEGTVDIVKSLTELFDKGRLGSLNISHLYKRACSRCLGEYASILWEKIPEQFRNLFRIVLVWENYKRDLIIYWTSVLENNLGSLLTRLIDHENIYDDKLSIDVNMIACSIRVSNIVALKHFWKKLSEQEKNDHLSKWLLQATRRMEFIYSLFYQNPSETLDVLCFLLSHVNRITQMTEFFQNHSIVLVFLFRSWPYQRIFLSTIFELLNNLQEDTYSFIMQNISSTMKFQGYMGNEMMIFKEIWSASSLRLRRSFLKNELLCLDVLLDLLNIGNLNMAIRILNDASKEEIKLYICFIFGRQEFKSAIYSSNLNSLLMLLSKSTLPPECYPYKINRNELITSWLNELNYWHICIEWICDGNIQAVESFLRWAYQSAGIETFKKTKRPPYVIYLALIFLSNYELVNHLMNWYFETREEIQQFKADFLRESDNYFFKLFIEMPFIVSKTEGNALQKFINYNLSSLEITAEFRLICRSCIEYALSKGFFESATLLLNASFVNINEVKRYKNELILSEKGLKKVLLLNQSLTDDDWNHGKEIVIWSSPLSLNTVTELKSRILEQKTSHSFQDELNPQISALLELLESVVEKDSR; from the coding sequence ATGGAGTCCGTAAAGAAAAGATATCTGGAAACTGGACACTCAAGACTTTTAAAACAGAATCGACGGAAATCGActtcataaacaatttttctgaaCCTCCTTCCCTGCAACGTATTGCAGTAGTGTCGGTTGCAGTTGGGCTATGTATGGCTCCTGATATAAGGAATGAAATGACGCCTACTTCAGTAGGTTTTTTCTCAAACGATAGCAGACTTATGGCTGAGTTggagaaaagaatattaaacagATTGTCCACTATCTCTTTGCCCTCATCCCTGAAGACCGAAATCTCATACGTTATTCTTCCCATTTTGATGCAGTTGTCGAAAGCGCTTCATAGTTACTGCATATGGAcagaatataaaagaaatctctGGGAGTATTACTTGAAGCATGGTACAATTTATTGGAGAGTTGAGGGAACAGTTGACATAGTGAAATCCCTTACGGAACTATTCGATAAGGGACGCTTAGGAAGCTTAAATATTAGCCATTTGTATAAGCGAGCTTGCTCTCGCTGTTTAGGGGAATATGCTTCAATTTTGTGGGAGAAAATTCCAGAACAATTTAGAAACCTATTTAGAATCGTTCTGGTTTGGGAAAATTACAAGCGTGATTTGATAATATATTGGACCTCTGTCCTCGAGAATAATTTAGGGAGTTTACTAACTAGACTCATAGATCATGAAAACATATACGATGATAAGCTTAGTATTGATGTAAATATGATTGCTTGTTCGATTCGAGTAAGTAATATAGTTGCCCTAAAGcacttttggaaaaaattgtCGGAGCAGGAGAAAAATGATCATTTGAGTAAATGGCTTTTGCAAGCTACTCGACGTATGGAATTTATATATAGTCTATTTTATCAGAATCCTTCAGAAACTTTagatgttttatgttttttattatctcaTGTCAATCGTATAACTCAAATGACCGAATTTTTTCAGAATCATTCTATCGTATTAGTGTTTTTGTTCAGAAGTTGGCCATATCAAAGAATATTCTTGTCCACAATTTTTGAACTATTGAATAATCTTCAAGAAGAcacttattcatttataatgcagaatattagttcAACGATGAAATTTCAGGGTTACATGGGAAAtgaaatgatgatttttaaagaaatatggaGTGCCAGTTCTTTAAGACTAAGACGatcatttctgaaaaatgaacTTCTTTGCTTAGATGTGTTGTTGGATTTGTTGAATATAGGAAATCTGAACATGGCTATTAGGATATTAAATGATGCTTCCAAAGAAGAGATTAAACTATATATCTGCTTTATATTTGGTCGGCAAGAATTTAAGAGTGCTATTTACTCAAGCAATCTGAATTCACTCCTCATGTTATTATCAAAATCTACCTTGCCACCAGAATGTTATCCCTATAAAATCAATCGCAACGAGCTGATAACATCGTGGCTTAATGAACTTAATTATTGGCATATTTGTATTGAGTGGATATGCGATGGCAACATCCAAGCAGTTGAATCTTTCTTGAGATGGGCTTATCAATCTGCtggaattgaaacatttaagaaaactaaGCGGCCTCCGTATGTTATCTATTTGGCACTAATATTTTTGTCCAATTATGAGCTTGTGAATCATTTGATGAATTGGTATTTCGAGACGAGGGAGgaaattcaacaatttaaagCAGACTTTCTGCGAGAaagtgataattattttttcaagctaTTCATAGAAATGCCGTTCATTGTATCAAAAACAGAAGGCAATgcgttacaaaaatttataaactacaacTTGTCTTCTCTTGAAATCACAGCAGAATTTCGACTTATTTGTCGTAGTTGTATAGAGTATGCACTGAGTAAAGGCTTTTTTGAAAGTGCCACCTTGCTTTTAAATGCATCTTTTGTTAATATCAATGAAGTAAAGCGTTACAAAAACGAACTTATACTATCTGAGAAAGGATTAAAAAAGGTTCTGCTCTTAAATCAATCACTAACTGATGATGACTGGAATCATGGGAAAGAAATCGTAATCTGGTCCTCGCCTCTATCTTTAAATACAGTCACAGAATTAAAGTCACGAATTCTGGAGCAGAAGACTAGTCACTCTTTCCAAGATGAATTGAATCCACAGATTTCAGCTCTCCTTGAATTACTGGAGAGTGTTGTTGAGAAAGATAGCAGAtga